The Engystomops pustulosus chromosome 9, aEngPut4.maternal, whole genome shotgun sequence genome includes a window with the following:
- the LOC140076841 gene encoding protein kinase C-like 1B: MVEQVILKEYNQIQEQLHSLDEVYIQYYSKQDEDSKNGEQLENKISEDEEIEAEVQPQASKKLEKAMGRPRNRFLALLRRPRRWIAGLRHRGTYIVNEEPSNEIPGPSHINMEDSMADSKGRKLLRVSQVFRNNMDHQTGNMVEQVILKEYKQIQEQLHSLDEVHIQYYSKQDEDSKNGEQLENKISEDEEIEAEVQPQASKKLEKAMGRPRNRFLALLRRPRRWIAGLKHRGTYIVNEEPSNEIPGPSHINMEDSMADSKASMSHTEDQKDDEGKQHTIKSSRKKMDTCRSAQDVCRDPSSIDPTTREELRRSAQSSSSSGYQDTTAETSVVAAGTSAQAFAATVPLSLESFTFHRSLGQGGFAQVYLATDRIRRERVAIKVLDKRVYTQAGYSFGERHILQLSHASPFLIHGLAAFHTLNFVYYVMEVATRGDLHDLILKICPLDTVTVRFIIAEVVCGTEFLHSKGILHRDLKPENLLLTTEGHIKITDFGLAVKGVSKRITDDCRGTPGYAAPEIIRGLPHGRAVDYFAIGVTLYGLVTATLPFPGEGPRDCEQSVLYHEPHFPESLPPDTVSILQGLLCKDQFHRLGVKGDIREHQFFSDINWEDVEARKMAPPEILRSEAIDLNVEDTMDYAEPPHYIKSKYQKMFNQFSFVCPEWSTQYHPVITRNWVATLFNRWSSQ; encoded by the exons ATGGTGGAGCAGGTAATCCTGAAAGAATATAACCAGATTCAGgagcagctccacagcctggatgAAGTGTACATCCAATACTACAGCAAACAGGATGAGGACAGCAAAAATGGTGAACAACTGGAGAATAAAATCTCAGAGGATGAAGAAATAGAGGCAGAAGTGCAACCACAGGCATCAAAGAAGCTGGAGAAAGCTATGGGTAGACCAAGAAACCGCTTTTTAGCCCTGCTCCGGAGACCACGGAGGTGGATTGCTGGTCTCAGACACAGAGGAACCTATATCGTCAATGAGGAACCTTCTAATGAGATCCCTGGACCCAGTCATATCAACATGGAGGACAGTATGGCCGACAGCAAAGGTAGAAAATTACTAAGGGTCAGCCAGGTATTCAGAAACAACATGGATCATCAGACAGGCAACATGGTGGAGCAAGTCATCCTGAAAGAATATAAACAGATTCAGgagcagctccacagcctggatgAAGTGCACATCCAATACTATAGCAAACAGGATGAGGACAGCAAAAATGGTGAACAACTGGAGAATAAAATCTCAGAGGATGAAGAAATAGAGGCAGAAGTGCAACCACAGGCGTCAAAGAAGCTGGAGAAAGCTATGGGTAGACCAAGAAACCGCTTTTTAGCCCTGCTCCGGAGACCACGGAGGTGGATTGCTGGTCTCAAACACAGAGGAACCTATATCGTCAATGAGGAACCTTCTAATGAGATCCCTGGACCCAGTCATATCAACATGGAGGACAGTATGGCCGACAGCAAAG CCAGTATGTCACATACAGAAGACCAGAAGGATGATGAAGGGAAACAGCACACCATAAAATCTAGCAGAAAGAAGATGGATACTTGTAGATCTGCGCAGGATGTCTGCCGTGACCCCAGCTCTATTGACCCTACTACCAGAGAGGAGCTACGCAGGTCTGCACAGTCATCTTCGAGCAGCGGATACCAGGATACCACAGCTGAAACCTCTGTGGTAGCAGCCGGCACCTCTGCCCAAGCATTCGCTGCCACCGTGCCCCTATCACTGGAGTCCTTCACGTTCCACCGCTCACTGGGTCAAGGAGGTTTTGCTCAAGTCTACCTAGCGACAGATAGGATCCGCAGAGAGCGTGTCGCCATCAAGGTCCTCGATAAAAGGGTTTACACTCAAGCTGGCTACAGCTTTGGAGAGCGCCACATCCTTCAACTCTCCCATGCCAGCCCATTTCTCATCCATGGGCTGGCCGCCTTCCACACTCTTAACTTTGTCTATTATGTGATGGAAGTGGCCACTAGAGGGGACCTGCATGATCTTATCCTAAAAATCTGTCCTCTTGATACAGTGACTGTAAGATTCATCATAGCAGAAGTGGTCTGTGGCACAGAATTCCTCCACAGCAAAGGGATTCTTCATCGAGATCTAAAGCCAGAAAATCTGCTCCTGACCACGGAAGGCCATATCAAAATCACTGATTTTGGCCTAGCTGTGAAAGGTGTTTCTAAGAGGATTACAGATGACTGTAGGGGGACGCCAGGATATGCAGCCCCAGAAATAATCCGTGGCTTACCACATGGGAGAGCCGTGGATTATTTTGCCATTGGTGTTACCCTTTATGGGCTGGTGACAGCAACGTTACCATTCCCTGGAGAAGGACCAAGAGATTGTGAGCAATCTGTCCTCTATCATGAACCACACTTCCCAGAGTCTCTTCCTCCTGACACAGTCAGCATTTTACAAGGACTGTTGTGCAAAGACCAGTTCCATCGCCTTGGAGTCAAAGGAGACATCAGGGAACATCAATTCTTCTCTGATATAAACTGGGAAGATGTGGAAGCTAGGAAGATGGCACCACCAGAGATCCTGAGGTCAGAAGCCATTGACCTCAATGTGGAAGATACTATGGACTATGCTGAACCACCACACTACATAAAATCTAAGTACCAAAAAATGTTCAACCAGTTCAGCTTTGTATGTCCAGAATGGTCAACACAGTATCACCCTGTCATCACCAGGAACTGGGTGGCCACACTCTTTAACAGATGGTCATCCCAATAG